The genomic window CACCTCGCCGCGCTCGACCGAAAAAGAGCTGCCTTCGACGGCCGTGAAGCCGCCGTACGCTTTGCGGAGGGAGTCGACTTCGAGTATCGCCATTCGTTACCCGAGGGAGGGAGCCACCTCAGTAAAGTCTAGTGGCCCCTGAATGTCCCGGGCAAACCCCATTGGCGAGGCCGCCGTAGCGACGCGTACGATGACTCGTCTCCGACGGACGCGAACGCCCGACGGCCGGCGGCTCGAGGTCTCGCACGTCGTCGACGCGGCCCCGGACGAGGCGTGGGAGCTGCTCGTCGACACCGCCCGGTGGCCGGAGTGGTCGCCCATCGTCAACGGCGTCGAGGCGACCGAGCGTCGGATCCGGTTGGACACGAGCGGCCGGCTTCGGGTCCCCGGCGCGTGGGTCCCGTTTCGCGTCACGGCGTACGTCCCCGCGGAACGGCGCTGGAGCTGGCGCGTCCTCGGGCTGCCGGGCGCCGGCCACCGCGTCGACGACCTCGGCGCGAACCGCTGTCGGATCGCCTTCGAACTTCCCCCGACCGCGACCGGCTACGCGCCCGTCTGTCTGCGCGCGCTCGAGCGACTCGAGGAATTGCTCGAGGCGGACGGGACCGAAGCGCGGGCCGACTGACTGATCCGTTCGGTCGCGAGGAATCACAGTGCGTGTTCGGTAGCCGGACACTCGTGTAGACCTCGCGATGAGTGGCAGTGAGGTAGTTACGCTGTCGCGCCCGTGTCCGTTTTCTCCGTCACATACCACAACCGTGGGGCTCCTGAGAACTGGAGATACAACGCGTGAAGCTGGATGAACCAGCCGAACACGATCCACAGGTAGGCGTATCCGATGACCTGCACCACCCGTTTCGGCGTTGAAGGGAGCGGGATCTTCGGATCGCGAAGGGCCGCGTACCCGAACGAGACGGCTCGTGCGGGAAGGAGGACTACCGCGAGGATAATCGCTACGTACGTCGGGAATGGGGGAGCGAGTCCCAGATACCACAGGATCATGATTACCGGGAACATCGTGGACAATGGGGCGCTCACAGACGTGAACAACAGCCATTCGATTCCGAGTGTCCGTTTGAATCCCAACTTCCGGCGCGACTCCAGAATGTCT from Haloterrigena sp. KLK7 includes these protein-coding regions:
- a CDS encoding SRPBCC family protein, yielding MTRLRRTRTPDGRRLEVSHVVDAAPDEAWELLVDTARWPEWSPIVNGVEATERRIRLDTSGRLRVPGAWVPFRVTAYVPAERRWSWRVLGLPGAGHRVDDLGANRCRIAFELPPTATGYAPVCLRALERLEELLEADGTEARAD